One part of the Natronomonas salsuginis genome encodes these proteins:
- a CDS encoding metal-dependent hydrolase, giving the protein MNKEGHVLNAALLGIGLGFVLEPSGTIETLRTVVAVTVPVTLGALFPDVDTAFGKHRKTLHNLPVLVIFAAFPLLFENLSYVWIGVLTHYVLDYLGSRRGIALFYPLSSQEYGFPSGVTTSSRFANVVTMMVTGVELAVAVAIVHVLPQYVDVGRVAAALPI; this is encoded by the coding sequence ATGAACAAAGAGGGACACGTCCTCAACGCCGCGCTCTTGGGGATCGGCCTCGGGTTCGTCCTCGAACCCTCGGGGACGATCGAGACGCTTCGGACCGTCGTCGCGGTCACGGTCCCGGTCACGCTCGGCGCGCTGTTTCCGGACGTCGACACCGCCTTCGGCAAGCACCGAAAGACGCTGCACAACCTCCCGGTGCTTGTGATATTCGCCGCGTTCCCGCTGCTGTTCGAGAACCTCAGCTACGTCTGGATCGGCGTGCTCACCCACTACGTACTTGATTATCTCGGCAGCCGACGGGGGATCGCGCTGTTTTATCCGCTGTCGAGCCAGGAGTACGGCTTCCCGTCGGGCGTGACGACGTCGAGTCGGTTCGCAAACGTCGTCACGATGATGGTCACCGGTGTGGAACTGGCCGTCGCGGTCGCGATCGTACACGTCCTCCCCCAGTACGTCGACGTGGGGCGCGTCGCGGCGGCGCTCCCGATCTAG